TGTCCCCCAGAGACATGGTATCTCCAGAAGATGATTTGCCATTGAGTCAACCGTCTCtccttgttttatttcaggTGAAGCAGATTTTTACCTTCCAAAATGACTTTCCAGGCTCTGGTTTTGTGTCTGGCTTGTGCTGGCCTTGGGAAGGCAAATGGTAAGTTGAATTTCCTGAAGTCATTTTGCCGAGGTGAGTAGctcccacctcctgcagcagggggtGATAGggcaagaggtaatgggttcaaacagtggaagttcaggttagatatcaggaagaagttctttactgtgagggtggtgagaccctgcAACAcattgcccaaagaagtggtaaatgctccaaccctcacagtgttcaaggccaggttggacagatccttgggCCTGTGGACGGGAGATGGGAgggtcggaactagatgattttaaggtcctttccaatccaagccattctatgaaaTCTGCCTGAAAATGACTGGGGAGCTGGTTCTGGATTCCTGAGCCTTCAACAGTCAGAGGCAAAAATAGGTGAAATGCAGATTGCTGGTGCCATTTGACGTACCTTAGGTGGCTGAGGCATCGATATGGAGGTGGCAGATGTGAGATAAGACCTCCTGGAGCAACATCCCCTATCTGCAATGACACTGGACACTGTTTTTCACCTGAGTTCACAATTTCCCATAGCAGATCCTCCCCTCAGAAACAgataaattcttttcttttgaacagTTTAGAAGAAAGGCAGAGCCTTTTCTTATAATCATTATGTCGATGTAAATCAACCTAACTTCATTGATTTCTGGGAGGATGCAGGGGAAAGGGCTATTTGGTGGGGAGAAAACTGCAGAAGCAATATGTAATTGTTGGAATTGTTGCATCTGTTGGGTAATCCAGGTAATTCTTAGAATCAGAATTAGGCTTCtgaatatcatagaatcatagaatagtcagggttggaaaggacctcaagatcatccagttccaacccccctgccatgggcagggacacctcacactaaaccatcccacccaaggcttcatccaacctggccttgaacactgccagggatggagcactcacagcctccctgggcaacccattccagtgtctcaccaccctcacaggaaagaatttcctccttagatccaatttaaatttcccctgtttaagttttaacccgttaccccttgtcctgtcactacagtccctgacaaagagtccctccctagcatccctataggccccttcaggtactggaaggctgcctgTTTGACCATTTCATATCATCGCAGTGGTTCCGCAGGCTGAACACAGAAACGCGAAGGTGGGCGACAACGTGACTCTCAGCTGTACCCTGACCGAACCCAAGGATGTTCTGCAAGTGACGTGGCAAAAGGACTCCGAAAAATCACACAATAATATAGCTACATACAGTACAGTAAAAGGATTGAAGATTCATGAGCCGTACCAAGACCGACTGAATTTCACCAGTCTGGTACTAAATGAGACAAGCATCACTTTTTGGGACACTAGAATGAATGACTCGGGGTGTTACACATGTCTCTTCAATACTTTTCCTTACGGCTCCCTCTCAGGACGGACCTGCCTGAGTGTCTTTGGTAAGATTCTCTGCAGGGATATTTCTGTAGTGGAAAAAGGGGTGTTTTCTCACCCACAGCATTTCCTTGAGCAGATTCAGGAACCACAGTGGTAGAAGCATCCCTTGGTGGAACACGGTTATAGACACAGAGCATTAGTGCTGTGGGCAAGATTCTGTGGGGTCATATTCAAGCCTACTGTGGTGGTTTTGGCTCTGGGCTGTCCTTGTTTGAGTAACGGTTAAAAAGCAAGGAGTGGGATCTTTGTTTGTCAGCCCCTGAGTAGTCCCAGCTGGAGCTTGGGCAAACCAGTAttgcctttttctgtttcttcttggtACCAGGTACAGCCCCGGTGCTGTGAGCTGCTGTGCCAAACGCTGCCACTGATAGGGAAGTAGCAGGTAGGAGAACAGCATGGACCAAGAAATGCTTTTacttagattatttttaaaacctggGATTTTAGGTTGAGTGAAACTTCTGGGCTATATAACTTCAGTACAAGGGAAGGGGTATCGAATAATGGGGGAGCCTGATCCAGTGAACTCTTTTTGCATTCCTGTACCATTGGGCTCAGTGTGAATCCAGTAGGATTTGCTCTGCTTATGACTAGGTGCTCATTGTGGTTATGGATTGTCTCATTTGTGTGTTGGAAGGTCTCGATGCATCTGTCCATTACAACATTTCTGAAGGTCACTTGATAGCCGTCTGTCATGCTGTTGGCCTCCCAGAACCCACCATCACCTGGAACAAGTTGTTCAATTCTACTCCTACACAGGAGAAGGTCAGACACACCAATGGGATGGTGTCCATCAGCAGTAAACTGGAGATCTACAACATTAAGAGCATTGGAGAGCAGGACTTGACCTGCAGAGTAAGCAACATGAATGAAAAAAGGGAATTGCTTGTGAAAATGCAAGAAGGTAGGTGAGCAATACAAGCTGCTTGGTAGCGTTCTTAGCTTCTGTGTTTTGCAATAGCATGTTTAGATAGGAATCTGATGGGAAGAGGTGGGGAGTGATGTATGTACAtgccaaggaagaaaaaaggaaatcctGCTTTGCATGCGTTGTCATCTTTGAGATAACAGCCTATTGGGGCCCCTCCAAGAGGGAATAAAGCCAAACTAGTCACCTAGGGGCCTATGGGTTTCAGAGGCACCATGCTTTTTTGCAGCAAGTCAGACTTCAGTTTTCACTTAAGACTATGTGGTTTCTTTGACAGTCCAAAAATAAATGGGGACATCTTAAATACATCAGTGTAATGCCTGAACACCTCGTAGTgctgatttatttcttcctaCTTTCTGTTCGGCTGGAAAGACTTTGACGCCAGTTCTCTAGATGAGAAATAGAAACCTTAAAAGCTGAAGACCCATTCTTGGTTCACACAGGATGATTTAGGGGATTTAAAACTTGTGTGTTTCCAAATCCAGAGGCTTGACAGGAAGACCACTTGGAAATTaagaagacaggaaaagcagcttggGATTAATTCTCAAATCATGTGCTCAGGAAGGGATTGTTATAGGAACAGTAGTACGGAGTAAAACCTGACTTGTAATGTATTCTCCCAAAAAGTTCAAAACCAAATTTGTTCTTAATTCTGAGTGACGGTAATTAAAAAAGCATAATAGTGTTGTCCTGTCTCCATGCAATACTCTTTTGGTTTggccttttaaaaaggaaatgtgtaTCTCAGAAAGCAGGAAACCAAGACTGTTGTTGTTACTTGCTAGGAGGATGAAATATCATCTTTCATAGTATCAGTGAGGAACTGTTGTCATTAATCAAACATcctcttgcctcttttttgttctttttcccaTACAAAATAGcttagtttggtttggggtttttttgtgtgtgttttgcctCTTTTTCGTTCTTTTTCCCACATAAAATAGcttagtttggtttgggttttttgtgtgttgtttttctttcagaagcaggTTCCTCATGGCTTTGGCTGCCGATTACTGGGGGGATTTTAATTGCCTTCATAGTTCTGATTCTGATCATGCTGTGTTGGAGGAGGAGGATATGCAGGAGGGGTTAAAGTGGTGAGTCACTAATGCATAGAACCCAATGGTTTTCATAAACCCTATAATAACGTCATCTGCAGAGAAGAAGGAGACTTTGTTGAGACTGTAATATCAGACAAGCAACCTTTGTAACAATATATTTGCAGTTATTAGAGGTTGCTTCAGTTGCATgcaatttttaaagctgttttccattgctactgctGAGGACCAATACAGGACCACCAATCATGAGGGGAGGGTCTAAGCAGAGCAGGACATGCGGCTTGTGGTTTGCTTGCAGGCAGGAGTCTTAGCAGAAGTAATTCACTCATCTTTCACGTGTTCATGGAGGGCCACAAAAGCGTCCAGTGTAAGTATGGTCAGGGAATGGCAGGAGAGGTATGCTGGAGAGAAACCCGCTCATACAGAGTGATGTGCCCTCAAGGGAAAGGCTTTCTTCTGCTCACAGCACCCTCCTTGTGTTTTTAA
This Lathamus discolor isolate bLatDis1 chromosome 4, bLatDis1.hap1, whole genome shotgun sequence DNA region includes the following protein-coding sequences:
- the LOC136012921 gene encoding OX-2 membrane glycoprotein-like isoform X2, whose translation is MTFQALVLCLACAGLGKANVVPQAEHRNAKVGDNVTLSCTLTEPKDVLQVTWQKDSEKSHNNIATYSTVKGLKIHEPYQDRLNFTSLVLNETSITFWDTRMNDSGCYTCLFNTFPYGSLSGRTCLSVFGLDASVHYNISEGHLIAVCHAVGLPEPTITWNKLFNSTPTQEKVRHTNGMVSISSKLEIYNIKSIGEQDLTCRVSNMNEKRELLVKMQEGS
- the LOC136012921 gene encoding OX-2 membrane glycoprotein-like isoform X1 — translated: MTFQALVLCLACAGLGKANVVPQAEHRNAKVGDNVTLSCTLTEPKDVLQVTWQKDSEKSHNNIATYSTVKGLKIHEPYQDRLNFTSLVLNETSITFWDTRMNDSGCYTCLFNTFPYGSLSGRTCLSVFGLDASVHYNISEGHLIAVCHAVGLPEPTITWNKLFNSTPTQEKVRHTNGMVSISSKLEIYNIKSIGEQDLTCRVSNMNEKRELLVKMQEEAGSSWLWLPITGGILIAFIVLILIMLCWRRRICRRG